One part of the Ignisphaera cupida genome encodes these proteins:
- a CDS encoding FmdE family protein, giving the protein MVSKELIEVARNFHGHVCPFLILGLRASEIALNKLGIAKAGVAETIREDLIAIVEVNNCFADGVQIATGCTFGNNSLIYIDTGKNAVTIFKRGARRGIRIYVDSQKLREKHFSKEALELFKKVVIERSGSEKDIENLHRMWTELGYKMAELPEEEFVIQEVEIVEEIERAPIFESIRCSKCGELVMAPKVVYVDNKPYCVQCAGKEALAVIGRGISFVKIPFKVIANVSR; this is encoded by the coding sequence GTGGTAAGTAAAGAGCTTATAGAAGTGGCAAGGAATTTCCATGGCCATGTATGCCCCTTTCTTATTTTGGGTCTTAGAGCATCTGAAATAGCCTTAAATAAACTTGGTATTGCTAAGGCTGGTGTTGCTGAAACTATAAGAGAGGATCTCATAGCCATTGTTGAGGTTAATAACTGTTTTGCTGATGGTGTTCAAATAGCTACTGGATGTACTTTTGGCAACAACTCTTTGATTTACATAGATACTGGTAAGAACGCTGTTACAATTTTTAAGAGAGGAGCTAGAAGAGGCATAAGAATATATGTAGATTCTCAAAAACTTAGGGAAAAGCACTTTTCTAAGGAGGCTCTAGAATTGTTTAAAAAAGTGGTTATTGAGAGAAGTGGTAGTGAGAAGGATATTGAGAATTTGCATAGAATGTGGACTGAATTAGGATATAAAATGGCTGAGCTTCCAGAGGAGGAGTTTGTTATTCAGGAAGTAGAGATTGTGGAGGAGATTGAGAGAGCACCAATATTTGAAAGCATTAGATGTTCAAAATGTGGAGAACTTGTAATGGCGCCAAAAGTTGTTTATGTGGATAATAAGCCATATTGTGTTCAATGTGCTGGGAAAGAGGCTTTGGCTGTTATAGGAAGGGGGATATCATTTGTTAAAATACCATTTAAGGTGATTGCAAATGTATCTCGATAG
- a CDS encoding (5-formylfuran-3-yl)methyl phosphate synthase: MPKLLISVRSSSEVLNALEGGADIIDVKDPAKGSLGLPRISVVREVVRIVNGLKEVSVAIGDVRSNAAELGYVVTALDSFVNYVKIGFALKSVEEAIAIGREVVENVRKSKIVFVSYADYHKHSFIDPITVIDVAIKAGAQGVMIDTFGKEGLSSFDILPRHYLQEFVNKAKKNGFFTAIAGGLNKHHIKDAVTLGFDVIGFRSAVCVGGRNGSVSKQLVAELRNVLNALA, encoded by the coding sequence ATGCCAAAGCTTCTCATATCTGTTCGCTCATCTTCTGAAGTTTTGAATGCTTTGGAGGGTGGTGCAGATATTATAGATGTTAAAGACCCTGCTAAAGGTAGTTTGGGCTTGCCTAGAATAAGTGTTGTGAGAGAAGTTGTGAGAATTGTTAATGGTTTAAAGGAAGTAAGTGTTGCAATAGGTGATGTGCGTAGTAATGCAGCTGAACTAGGCTATGTTGTAACTGCTTTAGATAGTTTTGTTAACTACGTTAAAATTGGCTTTGCTTTGAAAAGTGTTGAAGAAGCTATAGCTATAGGAAGAGAGGTTGTTGAAAATGTGAGAAAATCTAAAATTGTTTTTGTTAGTTATGCTGATTACCATAAGCATAGCTTTATAGATCCTATAACAGTTATTGATGTGGCAATCAAAGCTGGTGCTCAAGGCGTTATGATTGATACATTTGGTAAGGAGGGTTTATCATCATTTGACATTTTACCAAGGCATTATCTACAGGAATTTGTTAACAAGGCAAAGAAAAATGGTTTCTTTACAGCCATTGCTGGTGGTTTAAATAAACACCATATAAAAGATGCTGTGACACTTGGATTTGATGTTATAGGTTTTAGAAGCGCTGTTTGTGTTGGTGGTAGAAACGGTAGTGTTTCTAAGCAGCTTGTTGCTGAACTAAGAAATGTTCTCAACGCCTTAGCATAA
- a CDS encoding tetrahydromethanopterin S-methyltransferase subunit H family protein, with product MFYYKTQQKVFEIGGIKVGGNAFENPPVLIGTIFYHGHKIVVDGKQGVFDKAKAEELIKVVEDLSQKTRMPAMIDVVAETPNAMVKYLEFVSNATKMPILIDSPDLNIMKTGFQYAKDAGFIDRVIYNSLTAKSKDDEYKVLQDYGVKAAIALLYTDRIIDVDSRIKNLEVILSKAFAYGIEKLLVDTFVIDIPSLSAAMRTMIEIKSRFGLPVGSGAHNAVSTQRKAFKERFGSDGYKACELAASISTLVVAADFLLYGPIEAAKEIFPAAYTVYNSYKYLARRKEYLMQL from the coding sequence ATGTTCTACTATAAAACACAACAAAAAGTTTTTGAAATTGGGGGAATTAAGGTTGGTGGAAATGCTTTTGAAAACCCTCCAGTGTTGATAGGTACAATATTTTACCATGGACATAAAATTGTTGTTGATGGTAAGCAGGGTGTGTTTGACAAGGCAAAGGCTGAGGAGTTGATCAAAGTTGTTGAGGATTTGTCGCAAAAAACTAGAATGCCGGCAATGATTGATGTTGTTGCTGAAACCCCAAATGCTATGGTTAAGTATCTAGAGTTTGTTTCTAATGCAACAAAAATGCCAATTCTGATAGACTCCCCAGATTTAAACATTATGAAAACTGGTTTTCAATATGCTAAAGATGCTGGCTTTATAGATAGGGTGATATACAATTCTTTAACAGCAAAGTCTAAGGATGATGAGTACAAGGTTTTGCAAGATTATGGTGTAAAAGCTGCTATAGCATTGCTTTACACAGATAGGATTATTGATGTTGATTCAAGAATAAAAAATCTCGAGGTTATATTATCCAAAGCCTTTGCCTATGGCATTGAAAAACTGCTTGTAGATACCTTTGTAATTGATATTCCAAGTCTCTCAGCAGCCATGAGAACAATGATAGAAATTAAATCTAGGTTTGGTCTTCCCGTGGGTAGCGGTGCACACAATGCTGTTTCAACTCAAAGAAAGGCATTCAAAGAGAGGTTTGGCTCTGATGGGTATAAAGCGTGTGAACTAGCTGCAAGCATTTCAACACTTGTAGTAGCAGCTGATTTTCTGCTCTATGGACCAATTGAAGCTGCCAAAGAGATTTTCCCAGCTGCATACACCGTATACAACTCCTACAAGTATCTTGCAAGAAGAAAAGAGTATTTGATGCAGCTTTAG
- a CDS encoding radical SAM protein → MATDISFITSLKKELKEKIRKLLSEEEAEIAARDAHAKRSPRPCGLTIHTSIGCVYQCRYCYIYDMGFKPTITPYPLTGIQLVYALLLNKYFIPSANGTYLAIGSVSEPFHLLVKEKTIEYIKAIYTYLGNPVQFSTKAFISKYDAEKIAKASNNKISPLITIITMSNWHNLEPYAPTPEKRLETVRNLREAGLKPFLFIRPIIPGVTDREFKEIIDLGGEYGAVGVVAGGLRVTKNILEKLREAGANVGEILRRLRVPPEKMKPGMQYEINVADIKTEIQRYARKKGLVYFPSACMANLYTHGMFCWRMMLYNVKGHDLKKPSQSEISNLLREMNFKPHNIVIGQSTIVAEGTCSGCDPIMISEIVKHSYKICLKLHIKRNMK, encoded by the coding sequence ATGGCAACTGACATTTCTTTTATCACTAGCTTGAAAAAAGAGTTGAAAGAAAAAATAAGGAAGTTGTTAAGCGAGGAAGAAGCTGAAATTGCTGCTAGAGATGCTCATGCCAAGCGCTCTCCTAGGCCATGTGGATTAACAATTCATACATCAATAGGATGTGTATATCAATGCAGATATTGCTATATTTATGACATGGGCTTTAAACCAACTATAACTCCATATCCTTTAACAGGAATACAGCTAGTCTATGCATTATTGCTCAACAAGTACTTTATACCATCTGCAAATGGGACATATCTTGCTATAGGAAGTGTTTCAGAACCTTTTCACCTACTTGTCAAGGAAAAAACCATTGAGTATATCAAAGCAATTTACACATATCTTGGAAACCCAGTACAGTTTTCAACAAAAGCATTCATAAGCAAATATGATGCAGAGAAAATAGCAAAAGCAAGCAACAACAAGATCTCTCCCCTTATTACAATAATTACGATGAGTAATTGGCATAATTTAGAGCCATATGCACCAACCCCCGAAAAGAGACTAGAGACTGTAAGGAACCTAAGGGAAGCTGGGTTAAAGCCATTTCTATTCATAAGACCGATAATACCAGGTGTTACTGATAGAGAATTTAAAGAGATAATAGATCTTGGTGGTGAGTATGGAGCTGTGGGTGTTGTGGCCGGAGGTCTTAGAGTAACGAAGAATATTTTAGAGAAGCTTAGAGAGGCAGGTGCTAATGTTGGAGAAATATTGAGGAGACTTCGTGTACCACCTGAAAAAATGAAGCCAGGTATGCAATATGAAATCAATGTTGCTGACATCAAAACAGAGATTCAGAGATATGCTAGGAAAAAAGGTTTGGTGTATTTCCCATCTGCATGCATGGCAAATCTTTATACACATGGCATGTTCTGCTGGAGAATGATGTTATATAATGTAAAAGGTCATGACTTGAAAAAGCCATCGCAATCTGAGATAAGCAATCTTCTTAGAGAAATGAATTTCAAACCTCACAACATTGTAATAGGTCAATCAACAATTGTTGCTGAGGGTACATGCTCCGGATGCGACCCAATAATGATTTCAGAAATTGTTAAACACTCATACAAAATTTGTTTGAAATTGCATATCAAAAGAAATATGAAGTAA